In Duganella zoogloeoides, a single genomic region encodes these proteins:
- a CDS encoding surface-adhesin E family protein, with protein sequence MNKSTLSVVVCLLFAAAGGAQAAQWAKVGGASGGAGNVYYIDRASVIKKEKTRKVWSLHSFARAQNSPEGKPYKSVKALHLYSCEDRTTVLLSQVFYPEAMGKGEALETYKYEKFTAEDIVPDSPYDNALAIVCKP encoded by the coding sequence ATGAACAAGTCCACCCTGTCGGTCGTGGTGTGCCTGTTGTTTGCGGCAGCGGGCGGCGCCCAGGCCGCGCAATGGGCCAAGGTGGGCGGCGCCTCGGGCGGCGCCGGCAATGTCTATTACATCGACCGCGCCAGCGTGATCAAGAAGGAAAAAACGCGCAAGGTGTGGTCGCTGCACTCGTTCGCGCGCGCGCAGAATTCGCCCGAAGGCAAGCCGTACAAATCGGTGAAGGCGCTGCACCTGTATTCTTGCGAAGACCGCACCACTGTCCTGCTCTCGCAGGTGTTTTACCCGGAAGCCATGGGCAAAGGCGAGGCGCTGGAAACCTACAAGTACGAGAAATTCACGGCGGAAGATATCGTCCCTGACAGCCCGTATGACAATGCACTGGCCATCGTCTGCAAGCCGTAG
- the coaBC gene encoding bifunctional phosphopantothenoylcysteine decarboxylase/phosphopantothenate--cysteine ligase CoaBC has translation MELSGKKIVLGLSGGVACYKAAELCRALTRAGASVQVVMTDAAEHFITAVTMQALSGNKVYSSQWDPRVDNNMAHIDVTRHADAIMIAPCSADFMAKLAHGVCDDLLSTMCLARPRHVPLLVAPAMNVEMWQNPATGRNARQLEDDGIVIFGPAAGDQACGEVGMGRMLEPAQLLEELIASFQPKVLAGKRILITAGPTFEAIDPVRGITNLSSGKMGYAVARAAREAGAEVVLVSGPTALPAPFGVQRINVQSAMQMHDAVLANVDHQHIFIAVAAVADWRISNASEQKLKKNPDGSVPDLKFEQNPDILATVAARTSLAGHPYCVGFAAESENLIQFGADKREKKGIPLLVGNIGHHTFGQDDNTIILFDENGHTILPRADKLTLARQLISEISKRITQHSLFDK, from the coding sequence ATGGAATTAAGCGGCAAGAAAATCGTGCTGGGCCTGTCCGGCGGCGTGGCGTGCTACAAGGCGGCGGAATTGTGCCGCGCGCTGACCCGCGCCGGCGCCTCGGTGCAGGTGGTCATGACCGACGCCGCCGAACACTTCATCACGGCCGTGACCATGCAGGCGCTATCCGGTAACAAGGTGTATTCGAGCCAGTGGGACCCGCGCGTGGACAACAACATGGCCCACATCGACGTCACGCGCCACGCGGACGCGATCATGATCGCGCCATGCTCGGCCGACTTCATGGCCAAGCTGGCGCACGGCGTGTGCGACGACCTGCTCTCGACCATGTGCCTGGCGCGCCCGCGCCACGTGCCGCTCCTGGTCGCGCCGGCCATGAACGTGGAAATGTGGCAGAACCCCGCCACCGGCCGCAACGCCCGCCAGCTCGAAGACGACGGCATCGTCATCTTCGGCCCCGCAGCGGGCGACCAGGCCTGCGGCGAAGTGGGCATGGGCCGCATGCTCGAACCGGCGCAACTGCTGGAAGAATTGATCGCCTCGTTCCAGCCGAAAGTACTGGCTGGTAAGCGCATCCTGATCACGGCCGGGCCGACGTTTGAGGCCATCGACCCGGTGCGCGGCATCACCAATCTGTCGTCGGGCAAGATGGGTTATGCGGTGGCGCGCGCTGCGCGCGAAGCCGGCGCCGAAGTGGTGCTGGTGTCCGGCCCCACGGCGCTGCCGGCGCCGTTCGGCGTGCAGCGCATCAATGTGCAAAGCGCGATGCAGATGCACGACGCGGTGCTGGCCAATGTCGATCACCAGCACATCTTCATCGCGGTGGCGGCGGTGGCCGACTGGCGCATCTCGAATGCCAGCGAACAGAAACTGAAAAAGAACCCGGACGGCTCGGTGCCCGACCTGAAATTCGAGCAGAACCCGGACATCCTGGCCACGGTGGCAGCGCGCACGTCGCTGGCCGGCCATCCGTATTGCGTGGGCTTTGCCGCCGAGTCGGAAAACCTGATCCAGTTCGGCGCCGACAAGCGTGAGAAAAAGGGTATTCCACTGCTGGTCGGTAATATCGGCCACCACACCTTCGGCCAGGACGACAACACCATCATCCTGTTCGACGAAAACGGCCACACCATCCTGCCGCGCGCCGACAAGCTCACGCTGGCGCGCCAGCTGATTTCCGAAATTTCCAAACGCATTACCCAGCATTCGCTCTTCGACAAATAA
- the dut gene encoding dUTP diphosphatase gives MNTIDVKILDPRMKDQLPAYATPGSAGLDLRACIDAPMVIEAGQTVLIPTGLAIHVANPGYAAMILPRSGMGHKNGIVLGNLVGLIDSDYQGQLMISTWNRGHSTFTLNPMERLAQLIIVPVLQVGFNVVDEFDSTERGAGGFGSTGVQ, from the coding sequence ATGAACACTATCGACGTCAAAATCCTCGACCCGCGCATGAAAGACCAGTTGCCGGCCTACGCCACCCCGGGCTCCGCCGGTCTCGACCTGCGCGCCTGCATCGATGCGCCGATGGTCATCGAAGCCGGCCAGACCGTCCTGATTCCCACCGGGCTGGCGATCCACGTGGCCAATCCCGGCTACGCCGCCATGATCCTGCCGCGCAGCGGCATGGGACACAAGAACGGCATCGTGCTCGGGAATCTGGTAGGCTTGATCGACTCCGATTACCAGGGCCAACTGATGATTTCGACCTGGAATCGCGGCCATAGCACCTTCACCCTGAACCCGATGGAACGGCTGGCGCAACTGATTATCGTGCCGGTGCTGCAAGTGGGCTTCAACGTGGTGGATGAATTTGACAGCACCGAACGTGGCGCCGGAGGCTTCGGCAGCACGGGCGTACAATAA
- a CDS encoding M48 family metallopeptidase has protein sequence MVRQHTSTTLASWSLVAAASLLTACTTYTVRPTDGASEPAVVRTIDQDQPVVTAKMAAAREELGQMVALQDRLYRIAAPLLINNADLCRSQARNLLGFTAKNRYSYSGEYVDAATAVLNYGDRLEVASVLAGSGAAKAGLKQGDILLAAEGKELPRGANAETQAAGILGPLASSNKTLNLMVERKNVNVPLKVPVTRACAFKIDIGNVDNINAYADGQRVLITRGMVNFAQSDEAIAYVLAKDMAHNILGHAATTRSAYTVASIIDNLVTIRPDTSMLIGSAGVKPMPQELDGAADRLSLYMVARAGYSTAGARAFWQRLTTQYPATVLNGYTANHPSVNYRLSVIDKTVAEIRSKQSSNKPLVP, from the coding sequence ATGGTTCGGCAGCACACTTCGACAACACTCGCTTCATGGTCTCTGGTCGCGGCAGCCAGCCTGCTCACCGCCTGCACCACCTACACGGTGCGCCCCACGGACGGCGCGTCCGAGCCTGCCGTGGTCCGCACCATCGACCAGGACCAGCCGGTGGTCACCGCCAAGATGGCGGCGGCCCGCGAAGAACTGGGCCAGATGGTGGCGCTGCAAGACCGCCTGTACCGCATTGCCGCCCCGCTCCTGATCAATAACGCCGACCTGTGCCGCTCGCAGGCGCGCAACCTGCTGGGCTTTACCGCCAAGAACCGCTACTCTTACTCGGGCGAATACGTCGACGCCGCCACCGCAGTGCTCAACTATGGCGACCGCCTGGAAGTGGCCAGCGTGCTCGCCGGCAGCGGCGCCGCCAAGGCCGGCCTCAAACAAGGCGACATCCTGCTGGCCGCCGAAGGCAAGGAACTGCCGCGTGGCGCCAACGCCGAAACGCAAGCGGCCGGCATTCTAGGCCCGCTCGCGTCCAGCAACAAAACCCTGAACCTGATGGTCGAGCGCAAGAACGTCAACGTGCCGCTCAAGGTGCCCGTCACGCGCGCCTGCGCCTTTAAAATCGACATCGGCAATGTCGACAACATCAACGCCTACGCCGACGGCCAGCGCGTGCTGATCACGCGCGGCATGGTCAATTTCGCCCAGTCCGACGAAGCGATTGCCTACGTGCTGGCCAAGGACATGGCCCACAACATCCTCGGCCATGCCGCCACCACGCGTTCGGCCTACACGGTGGCCAGCATCATCGACAACCTGGTCACCATTCGTCCCGACACCTCCATGCTGATCGGCAGCGCCGGCGTGAAGCCGATGCCGCAGGAGCTCGATGGCGCCGCCGACCGCCTGTCGCTCTACATGGTGGCACGCGCCGGCTACAGCACGGCCGGCGCCCGCGCCTTCTGGCAGCGCCTGACCACGCAGTATCCGGCCACGGTCCTCAACGGCTACACCGCCAATCACCCTTCGGTGAACTATCGCCTGTCGGTGATCGACAAGACCGTCGCCGAAATCCGCAGCAAGCAGTCTTCCAACAAACCGCTGGTGCCGTAG
- a CDS encoding XdhC family protein, which produces MDSIDLEVLKTSAAWIASGRRCELITVIKTWGSSPRPIGATLAICDDGTVIGSVSGGCIEDDLIARVRDHGISRTAPEIVSYGITADEAHRFGLPCGGTIELAIEPLAQHSRIAELLERLERHELVQRRLDLHTGAVELSVAPPGAQMQVSDRAMVTLHGPRWRLLIIGAGQLSRFLAQIATAMDYHVIVCDPREEYRAGWHVDGVQLVHDMPDDTVTAMRLDHRSAVVALTHDPKLDDLALMEALKSDAFYVGAIGSRLNNSKRRERLLQFDLTPAQLARLHGPIGLYIGSKTPSEIAISILAELTATKNGVPTGMLVPHAAAPTAPGADVCVVETGAV; this is translated from the coding sequence ATGGACAGCATCGATCTCGAAGTACTCAAAACCAGCGCCGCGTGGATCGCCTCCGGGCGCCGCTGTGAACTCATCACCGTCATCAAGACCTGGGGCAGCAGCCCGCGTCCGATCGGCGCCACCCTGGCCATCTGCGACGATGGCACCGTGATCGGCTCGGTCTCGGGCGGCTGTATCGAGGACGACCTGATCGCACGCGTGCGCGATCATGGCATCAGCCGCACGGCGCCCGAAATCGTCAGCTACGGCATCACCGCCGACGAGGCGCACCGTTTCGGCCTGCCCTGCGGCGGCACCATCGAACTGGCAATCGAACCGCTGGCACAGCACAGCCGCATCGCCGAGCTGCTCGAACGGCTCGAACGCCACGAACTGGTGCAGCGCCGGCTCGACCTGCACACCGGTGCGGTGGAACTGTCGGTGGCGCCGCCCGGCGCGCAGATGCAGGTCAGCGACCGCGCCATGGTCACGCTGCACGGTCCGCGCTGGCGGTTGCTGATCATCGGCGCCGGCCAGTTGTCGCGCTTCCTGGCGCAGATCGCCACCGCCATGGACTATCACGTGATCGTGTGCGACCCGCGCGAGGAATACCGCGCCGGCTGGCACGTGGACGGCGTGCAGCTGGTGCACGACATGCCCGACGATACGGTCACCGCCATGCGGCTCGACCATCGCAGCGCTGTGGTCGCGCTCACCCACGATCCCAAGCTCGACGACCTGGCGCTGATGGAAGCGCTGAAGTCCGACGCGTTTTATGTCGGCGCGATCGGCTCGCGCCTGAACAACAGCAAGCGCCGCGAGCGGCTGCTGCAATTCGACCTGACGCCGGCCCAACTGGCACGGCTGCACGGGCCGATCGGCCTCTACATCGGCAGCAAGACGCCGTCGGAAATCGCCATCTCGATCCTGGCCGAACTGACCGCGACCAAGAACGGCGTGCCGACAGGGATGCTGGTGCCGCACGCGGCGGCACCCACTGCGCCGGGTGCCGATGTGTGCGTGGTGGAGACCGGCGCTGTTTAG
- the lspA gene encoding signal peptidase II → MATKKIISSKSSASLTPWLGIAFIIILIDQLTKITITRTFALGEEKFITSFFNLVLAYNKGAAFSFLHDAGGWQRHFFTAIGLAAAAYIIYLLKKHGGQRMFSWALTLVLGGALGNVIDRVVYGHVVDFLDFHWEGLGHFPAFNVADAAICVGAALFILDELRRVNK, encoded by the coding sequence ATGGCCACCAAAAAAATCATCTCTTCCAAATCCTCGGCCAGCCTGACGCCGTGGCTGGGCATCGCCTTCATCATCATCCTGATCGACCAGCTGACCAAGATCACCATCACCCGCACGTTCGCGCTCGGTGAAGAGAAGTTCATCACGTCGTTCTTCAACCTGGTGCTGGCGTATAACAAGGGTGCTGCCTTCAGCTTCCTGCACGACGCCGGCGGCTGGCAGCGCCACTTCTTTACCGCGATCGGCCTGGCGGCGGCGGCGTACATCATCTACCTGCTGAAAAAGCACGGCGGCCAGCGCATGTTCTCGTGGGCGCTGACGCTGGTGCTCGGCGGCGCGCTCGGCAACGTGATCGACCGCGTGGTGTACGGCCATGTCGTGGACTTCCTCGATTTCCACTGGGAGGGCCTGGGCCACTTCCCGGCGTTCAATGTCGCCGATGCGGCGATCTGCGTCGGCGCCGCGCTGTTCATCCTCGATGAGCTGCGCCGGGTAAACAAATAA